From Oryzias melastigma strain HK-1 linkage group LG15, ASM292280v2, whole genome shotgun sequence, one genomic window encodes:
- the pla2g12b gene encoding group XIIB secretory phospholipase A2-like protein: protein MFLRTVALLLLCASLALSATLVYHQTEAKEEQEAPVVESLRGDGEAHGTTTNAAADGEVGDSNGNEVLGQTKVETMDSSTALTEEHHSSEDSNAIRPVQTIKPPNKPPAEEEANSWSLTSIRNSFQTVHGYFDTLVELVGGHNGVCQYRCRYGELPRPRPNFQQQETNGCNSSLMGFQFDVGIPAMTKCCNQLDSCYDTCGVNKYDCDAKFRVCLHALCSDLKKSLGFVSKVQACESMADALYNTVWTLGCRPYMNSQRAACVCEGEERDEL, encoded by the exons ATGTTCCTCCGGACCGTAGCCCTGCTCCTCCTGTGCGCTTCACTGGCTCTGTCTGCCACGCTGGTCTACCACCAGACTGAGGccaaagaggagcaggaggcgCCTGTTGTGGAGTCACTTCGCGGCGATGGCGAGGCCCATGGCACAACAACAAACGCTGCTGCAGATGGTGAAGTAGGTGATTCAAACGGAAACGAGGTTTTGGGTCAAACCAAAGTGGAGACAATGGATTCATCCACCGCTCTCACGGAGGAGCATCATTCCTCTGAGGACTCCAACGCCATCAGACCAGTCCAGACCATCAAACCCCCAAACAAACCaccagcagaagaagaagctaaCAGCTGGAGCCTCACGTCTATTAGAAACAGTTTTCAGACCGTGCACGGATACTTTGACACCCTGGTGGAGCTGGTTGGAGGACACAACGGCGTGTGTCAGTACCGCTGCAGATACG GAGAACTTCCTCGTCCTCGACCCAACTTCCAGCAGCAAGAGACCAATGGCTGCAACTCCTCCCTGATGGGGTTCCAG TTTGATGTTGGGATCCCTGCTATGACCAAATGCTGCAATCAGCTGGATTCCTGTTATGACACCTGTGGGGTGAACAAGTACGACTGCGACGCCAAGTTTCGGGTCTGTCTGCACGCCCTCTGCTCCGATCTCAAGAAGAGTCTGGGCTTCGTCTCCAAGGTTCAAG CGTGTGAATCGATGGCAGACGCCCTGTACAACACAGTGTGGACTCTGGGCTGCAGGCCTTACATGAACAGCCAGAGGGCGGCGTGCGTCTGTGAGGGAGAGGAGAGGGACGAGCTGTGA
- the oit3 gene encoding oncoprotein-induced transcript 3 protein isoform X1 gives MIVLVFIGLLQETLAGVVLDPCSAYFSLNEPWRNTEFHVNQSSGVPLCDSHVSGEWYRFTGLAGDAMPTFCIPENHCGTHAPVWLNGSHPQLQDGVVTLPVCASFNDNCCQWNASVDVKACPGGYFVYRLPKPAVCFHVYCGYFYDICDEVDCTGPGCLPSDCRCPAGTVLGPDRQTCLDINECDKDNGGCAELCVNTKGSRRCECGRGRVLGEDGLTCRETAGCHVNSGGCSHDCSTLQDSYQCHCPRGLELGEDKHTCQVPVQCDSSSITVSVPKDLVGGLELFLSNSSCRGVSNGTHINLSFSLKTCGTVVEVTENRIVGTNLVTGLPRSSPGSSRDIIVRTSKLVLPVTCEFPREYQVSDGYQASLRSSALELASHSQGVFWFYLELFKSAEFLEPYRSPPQLRLHDSLFFGVEPKDRVEGLSALVESCFATPGPTADQALKYFLIKDGCISDETVTQYSSKDQLSKHYQVPVFKFVGKDNRQVYLHCQVLVCGAGDGRCSQRCRGRARREVRTGGSQERRTLSSGPIYILP, from the exons ATGATAGTTCTGGTATTTATCGGTCTGCTGCAGGAAACACTCGCAGGTGTCG TCTTGGATCCGTGCTCTGCCTACTTCAGCCTGAATGAACCCTGGAGGAACACAGAGTTCCATGTGAACCAGTCCTCCGGCGTCCCCCTGTGTGACAGCCACGTGTCAGGGGAATGGTACCGCTTCACCGGCCTGGCCGGAGACGCCATGCCCACCTTCTGCATCCCTGAGAACCACTGTGGAACACACGCCCCCGTCTGGCTCAACGGCAGCCACCCCCAGCTCCAAGACGGCGTCGTCACCCTGCCCGTGTGTGCCAGCTTCAACGACAACTGCTGCCAGTGGAACGCCAGCGTGGACGTGAAGGCCTGTCCTGGAGGATACTTCGTGTATCGCCTCCCCAAACCCGCCGTCTGCTTCCATGTTTACTGCGGCT ACTTCTATGACATCTGTGATGAGGTGGACTGCACAGGTCCAGGATGTTTGCCGTCTGACTGTCGCTGTCCCGCTGGAACTGTCCTGGGTCCGGACAGACAAACATGCCTGG ATATCAATGAATGTGATAAGGACAACGGCGGCTGTGCTGAGCTGTGCGTGAACACCAAAGGCTCCAGGCGCTGTGAGTGTGGGCGGGGCCGCGTGCTGGGTGAGGATGGACTCACCTGCAGGG AGACTGCAGGTTGTCATGTCAACAGTGGAGGCTGCAGCCACGACTGCAGCACCCTGCAGGACAGCTATCAGTGCCACTGTCCCAGAGGATTGGAGCTGGGGGAGGATAAACACACATGCCAGG TGCCTGTTCAGTGTGACTCCAGCTCCATTACTGTCTCAGTTCCTAAAGACCTCGTAGGAGGACTGGAGCTCTTTCTGTCCAACTCATCATGTCGAGGTGTCTCCAACGGCACGCACATCAAcctcagcttcagcctgaagaCCTGCGGCACTGTGGTGGAG GTGACGGAAAACAGGATTGTGGGGACCAACCTGGTGACAGGCCTCCCCAGGAGCAGCCCGGGGAGCAGCAGGGACATCATAGTCCGGACCAGCAAGCTGGTCCTCCCGGTCACATGCGAGTTCCCCAGAGAGTACCAAGTGTCAGACGGATACCAGGCCAGCCTGCGCAGCTCGGCCCTGGAGCTGGCAAGCCACAGCCAGGGGGTGTTCTGGTTCTACCTGGAGCTCTTCAAGAGCGCCGAGTTTCTGGAGCCTTACCGCTCCCCCCCACAGCTGCGCCTGCACGACTCCCTGTTCTTTGGAGTGGAGCCCAAGGACAGAGTGGAGGGTCTGTCTGCTCTGGTGGAGAGCTGCTTTGCAACCCCAGGACCCACAGCTGACCAGGCTCTGAAATATTTCCTCATCAAAGACGG ATGCATCTCGGATGAAACAGTGACTCAGTATTCCTCAAAGGACCAGCTCTCCAAACACTACCAGGTTCCTGTCTTCAAGTTTGTTGGCAAGGACAATCGG CAAGTGTACCTCCACTGTCAGGTGTTGGTGTGCGGCGCAGGAGACGGCCGCTGCAGCCAGCGCTGCCGGGGGCGTGCTCGACGGGAGGTCAGGACTGGTGGATCCCAGGAGCGCCGCACTCTGAGCTCAGGCCCCATCTacattttaccttaa
- the oit3 gene encoding oncoprotein-induced transcript 3 protein isoform X2: MIVLVFIGLLQETLAGVVLDPCSAYFSLNEPWRNTEFHVNQSSGVPLCDSHVSGEWYRFTGLAGDAMPTFCIPENHCGTHAPVWLNGSHPQLQDGVVTLPVCASFNDNCCQWNASVDVKACPGGYFVYRLPKPAVCFHVYCGYINECDKDNGGCAELCVNTKGSRRCECGRGRVLGEDGLTCRETAGCHVNSGGCSHDCSTLQDSYQCHCPRGLELGEDKHTCQVPVQCDSSSITVSVPKDLVGGLELFLSNSSCRGVSNGTHINLSFSLKTCGTVVEVTENRIVGTNLVTGLPRSSPGSSRDIIVRTSKLVLPVTCEFPREYQVSDGYQASLRSSALELASHSQGVFWFYLELFKSAEFLEPYRSPPQLRLHDSLFFGVEPKDRVEGLSALVESCFATPGPTADQALKYFLIKDGCISDETVTQYSSKDQLSKHYQVPVFKFVGKDNRQVYLHCQVLVCGAGDGRCSQRCRGRARREVRTGGSQERRTLSSGPIYILP, translated from the exons ATGATAGTTCTGGTATTTATCGGTCTGCTGCAGGAAACACTCGCAGGTGTCG TCTTGGATCCGTGCTCTGCCTACTTCAGCCTGAATGAACCCTGGAGGAACACAGAGTTCCATGTGAACCAGTCCTCCGGCGTCCCCCTGTGTGACAGCCACGTGTCAGGGGAATGGTACCGCTTCACCGGCCTGGCCGGAGACGCCATGCCCACCTTCTGCATCCCTGAGAACCACTGTGGAACACACGCCCCCGTCTGGCTCAACGGCAGCCACCCCCAGCTCCAAGACGGCGTCGTCACCCTGCCCGTGTGTGCCAGCTTCAACGACAACTGCTGCCAGTGGAACGCCAGCGTGGACGTGAAGGCCTGTCCTGGAGGATACTTCGTGTATCGCCTCCCCAAACCCGCCGTCTGCTTCCATGTTTACTGCGGCT ATATCAATGAATGTGATAAGGACAACGGCGGCTGTGCTGAGCTGTGCGTGAACACCAAAGGCTCCAGGCGCTGTGAGTGTGGGCGGGGCCGCGTGCTGGGTGAGGATGGACTCACCTGCAGGG AGACTGCAGGTTGTCATGTCAACAGTGGAGGCTGCAGCCACGACTGCAGCACCCTGCAGGACAGCTATCAGTGCCACTGTCCCAGAGGATTGGAGCTGGGGGAGGATAAACACACATGCCAGG TGCCTGTTCAGTGTGACTCCAGCTCCATTACTGTCTCAGTTCCTAAAGACCTCGTAGGAGGACTGGAGCTCTTTCTGTCCAACTCATCATGTCGAGGTGTCTCCAACGGCACGCACATCAAcctcagcttcagcctgaagaCCTGCGGCACTGTGGTGGAG GTGACGGAAAACAGGATTGTGGGGACCAACCTGGTGACAGGCCTCCCCAGGAGCAGCCCGGGGAGCAGCAGGGACATCATAGTCCGGACCAGCAAGCTGGTCCTCCCGGTCACATGCGAGTTCCCCAGAGAGTACCAAGTGTCAGACGGATACCAGGCCAGCCTGCGCAGCTCGGCCCTGGAGCTGGCAAGCCACAGCCAGGGGGTGTTCTGGTTCTACCTGGAGCTCTTCAAGAGCGCCGAGTTTCTGGAGCCTTACCGCTCCCCCCCACAGCTGCGCCTGCACGACTCCCTGTTCTTTGGAGTGGAGCCCAAGGACAGAGTGGAGGGTCTGTCTGCTCTGGTGGAGAGCTGCTTTGCAACCCCAGGACCCACAGCTGACCAGGCTCTGAAATATTTCCTCATCAAAGACGG ATGCATCTCGGATGAAACAGTGACTCAGTATTCCTCAAAGGACCAGCTCTCCAAACACTACCAGGTTCCTGTCTTCAAGTTTGTTGGCAAGGACAATCGG CAAGTGTACCTCCACTGTCAGGTGTTGGTGTGCGGCGCAGGAGACGGCCGCTGCAGCCAGCGCTGCCGGGGGCGTGCTCGACGGGAGGTCAGGACTGGTGGATCCCAGGAGCGCCGCACTCTGAGCTCAGGCCCCATCTacattttaccttaa